One Pelobates fuscus isolate aPelFus1 chromosome 8, aPelFus1.pri, whole genome shotgun sequence genomic window carries:
- the LOC134571177 gene encoding tubulin alpha-1D chain-like has product MRECISVHVGQAGVQIGNACWELYCLEHGIQPDGQMPSDKTIGGGDDSFNTFFSETGAGKHVPRAVFVDLEPTVIDEVRTGTYRQLFHPEQLITGKEDAANNYARGHYTIGKEIIDLVLDRIRKLADQCTGLQGFLIFHSFGGGTGSGFTSLLMERLSVDYGKKSKLEFAIYPAPQISTAVVEPYNAILTTHTTLEHSDCAFMVDNEAIYDICRRNLDIERPTYTNLNRLLGQIVSSITASLRFDGALNVDLTEFQTNLVPYPRIHFPLATYAPVISAEKAYHEQLSVSEITNACFEPANQMVKCDPRHGKYMACCLLYRGDVVPKDVNAAIATIKTKRTIQFVDWCPTGFKVGINYQPPTVVPGGDLAKVQRAVCMLSNTTAIAEAWARLDHKFDLMYAKRAFVHWYVGEGMEEGEFSEAREDMAALEKDYEEVATDSVDGGEEGEEGDEY; this is encoded by the exons ATG AGGGAATGTATCTCAGTGCATGTTGGACAGGCTGGAGTGCAGATTGgcaatgcatgctgggagttGTACTGTCTGGAGCATGGAATCCAGCCGGACGGACAGATGCCCAGTGATAAGACCATTGGTGGAGGAGATGATTCCTTCAACACCTTCTTCAGTGAGACTGGGGCTGGGAAACACGTCCCCCGTGCTGTGTTCGTTGACCTGGAGCCCACCGTCATTG ACGAGGTGAGGACAGGAACCTACAGACAGCTCTTCCATCCAGAACAACTAATCACAGGCAAGGAAGACGCGGCAAATAACTACGCCCGTGGTCATTACACTATTGGCAAGGAGATCATCGACCTGGTGCTGGACAGAATCCGCAAGCTG GCTGATCAATGCACAGGACTCCAGGGCTTCCTCATCTTCCACAGTTTTGGAGGTGGCACCGGCTCTGGCTTCACCTCCCTGCTGATGGAACGTCTCTCTGTTGACTACGGCAAGAAGTCCAAACTGGAATTTGCCATCTACCCGGCTCCTCAGATCTCCACAGCTGTGGTTGAACCATACAACGCCATCCTGACCACCCACACCACACTGGAGCACTCTGATTGTGCTTTCATGGTGGACAACGAGGCCATTTATGATATCTGCCGCAGGAACCTGGATATTGAACGTCCAACCTATACTAACTTGAACCGTCTGCTTGGCCAGATTGTGTCATCAATCACTGCCTCCCTTAGATTTGATGGAGCTCTAAATGTGGACTTGACAGAGTTCCAGACCAACTTGGTGCCCTATCCCCGTATTCACTTCCCATTGGCCACTTATGCTCCTGTTATCTCCGCAGAGAAGGCTTATCATGAGCAGCTTTCTGTGTCTGAGATAACCAATGCTTGCTTTGAGCCAGCCAACCAGATGGTGAAATGTGACCCCCGTCATGGTAAATACATGGCTTGCTGCTTGCTCTACAGAGGTGATGTGGTGCCCAAGGATGTCAATGCAGCTATTGCCACCATCAAGACCAAGCGTACCATCCAGTTTGTGGACTGGTGCCCAACAGGTTTCAAGGTTGGTATCAACTACCAGCCCCCCACTGTGGTACCCGGTGGAGATCTGGCCAAGGTACAGCGTGCCGTATGCATGTTGAGTAACACAACAGCCATCGCTGAGGCCTGGGCTCGCCTGGACCACAAGTTTGACCTGATGTATGCCAAGCGTGCCTTCGTGCACTGGTATGTGGGAGAAGGAATGGAGGAAGGAGAATTCTCTGAGGCCCGAGAAGACATGGCTGCTCTGGAGAAGGATTATGAAGAAGTTGCCACTGACAGCGTGGATGGaggagaagagggagaggagggagacgaatattaa